From the genome of Alosa alosa isolate M-15738 ecotype Scorff River chromosome 20, AALO_Geno_1.1, whole genome shotgun sequence, one region includes:
- the ldlrap1a gene encoding low density lipoprotein receptor adapter protein 1a isoform X3, giving the protein MDALKSAGRAIIRSPSMAKQSWNSGKHKKLPENWTDTRETILEGMTFNLRHLGMTLVDQPKGEELSAAAVKRIVATAKASGKKLQKVALKVSPQGIILCDYATKQLIENVSIYRISYCTADKMHDKVFAYIAQNQQNQTLECHAFLCAKRKVAQAVTLTVAQAFKVAFEFWQVAKEEKEQRVKSSSVQEVTDNAQTCPEMSTNLQGPDVATGNLLDFDSSCKIVDDVDNRKNLVTNLNRPDNNNTIWTGRGSY; this is encoded by the exons ATGGATGCTCTTAAGTCCGCGGGGAGGGCTATTATTCGTAGTCCAAGTATGGCCAAACAATCTTGGAATTCAGGAAAACACAAAA AGCTTCCGGAGAATTGGACAGACACAAGGGAGACCATCCTGGAGGGCATGACCTTTAACCTCAGGCACCTGGGGATGACCCTGGTGGACCAACCGAAAGGCGAGGAGCTCTCGGCGGCAGCTGTCAAACGCATTGTCGCCACA GCCAAAGCAAGTGGGAAGAAACTCCAAAAAGTTGCTTTAAAAGTTTCACCTCAGGGAATTATCCTCTGTGACTATGCAACCAAACAGCTGATCGAAAATGTGTCTATATACAG AATATCCTATTGCACTGCAGACAAGATGCACGACAAGGTGTTTGCCTACATCGCCCAAAACCAACAGAACCAGACTCTGGAGTGCCATGCATTCCTCTGCGCCAAAAGAAAAGTG GCTCAAGCAGTGACTCTCACTGTGGCTCAAGCCTTCAAAGTTGCTTTTGAGTTCTGGCAGGTGGCCAAAGAAG AGAAAGAGCAGCGGGTAAAGTCCAGCTCTGTCCAAGAAGTTACCGACAACGCCCAGACATGTCCAGAGATGTCCACCAATTTACAGGGACCAG ATGTAGCTACAGGGAATCTGTTGGACTTTGATAGCTCCTGTAAGATTGTGGATGATGTTGACAATCGAAAGAACCTTGTGACTAACCTCAACAGGCCTGATAACAACAACACCATCTGG
- the ldlrap1a gene encoding low density lipoprotein receptor adapter protein 1a isoform X2, whose protein sequence is MDALKSAGRAIIRSPSMAKQSWNSGKHKKLPENWTDTRETILEGMTFNLRHLGMTLVDQPKGEELSAAAVKRIVATAKASGKKLQKVALKVSPQGIILCDYATKQLIENVSIYRISYCTADKMHDKVFAYIAQNQQNQTLECHAFLCAKRKVAQAVTLTVAQAFKVAFEFWQVAKEEKEQRVKSSSVQEVTDNAQTCPEMSTNLQGPDVATGNLLDFDSSCKIVDDVDNRKNLVTNLNRPDNNNTIWEIDDGLDEAFSSCSLDNFRSSSDWQRLVLTPRSWTLG, encoded by the exons ATGGATGCTCTTAAGTCCGCGGGGAGGGCTATTATTCGTAGTCCAAGTATGGCCAAACAATCTTGGAATTCAGGAAAACACAAAA AGCTTCCGGAGAATTGGACAGACACAAGGGAGACCATCCTGGAGGGCATGACCTTTAACCTCAGGCACCTGGGGATGACCCTGGTGGACCAACCGAAAGGCGAGGAGCTCTCGGCGGCAGCTGTCAAACGCATTGTCGCCACA GCCAAAGCAAGTGGGAAGAAACTCCAAAAAGTTGCTTTAAAAGTTTCACCTCAGGGAATTATCCTCTGTGACTATGCAACCAAACAGCTGATCGAAAATGTGTCTATATACAG AATATCCTATTGCACTGCAGACAAGATGCACGACAAGGTGTTTGCCTACATCGCCCAAAACCAACAGAACCAGACTCTGGAGTGCCATGCATTCCTCTGCGCCAAAAGAAAAGTG GCTCAAGCAGTGACTCTCACTGTGGCTCAAGCCTTCAAAGTTGCTTTTGAGTTCTGGCAGGTGGCCAAAGAAG AGAAAGAGCAGCGGGTAAAGTCCAGCTCTGTCCAAGAAGTTACCGACAACGCCCAGACATGTCCAGAGATGTCCACCAATTTACAGGGACCAG ATGTAGCTACAGGGAATCTGTTGGACTTTGATAGCTCCTGTAAGATTGTGGATGATGTTGACAATCGAAAGAACCTTGTGACTAACCTCAACAGGCCTGATAACAACAACACCATCTGG GAAATTGATGATGGCTTGGATGAAGCGTTTTCAAG